Within the Tenrec ecaudatus isolate mTenEca1 chromosome 7, mTenEca1.hap1, whole genome shotgun sequence genome, the region tgagaatggaattttcccatgagctcCTTGAGGCCTGGTGCAAGGCCTACCTTGCGGAGACCAATGGGAAAGGCCGCAGTTAAGTTCTGCCTAACCTAGCAGCAATGTTTTCCACATCAGCAACAGTTCTTGGACTCTGTCTGGGGACAGGCTGGGAGGTGGGGCAGTGGAGCAGGGGTAGGGGCGGGGGCCTGCCCAGGGCTGGGCATCGAAGCAAGGACCGAAGCCTAGTGGGAGCCAGTTCCTGGTGGTTGCTGGCCAGCTCAGACAGCTCCCGGACTCACCACCATGGCGCTCCCTCTGCCCTGGCTCTCTCGATGCTGTCGCCGCGGCCTTCTGCCCTCCTGGACCCTGGTCCCCCAAGCCTCCCGATGCTGCTCTAAGAGCCCCAAAGCAAGCACGGAAGGGCAGCCCCGCTCCCTGGACAGTGGGACGAGATCACCGCCCAGGGTAAGTGAGAGCCGAGAACATGAAGGGGCTTGGGAGTGGGGGTAGCTGTCTTGATGCCCCCCACTAAATGGCTAGAACCAAATcgatccctcccaccccctcacaGCCCAGTTACAGCTCCCAGCtctcccccccctaccccccgggTTTCCTTTCCTCCCTAAAGCAGTTCACAAAGTCCTTGAAAAGGACTGCCTCCCCCAGCAGGAAGTTAATTATTTCTTAAAGGAGGGAAGGCCAAGTCCTCCCCTTCCCTTTACCCCAGACTCTTGTACAGGGAGAGAGGTGAGAGGCCTTAGGGTCCAGTTCTATACTCCCTGGGGAGCAGGCTCCGTTGCCCCCCTTGAGGACTATGGCCAAGACTGGAAGCACACTGGTGTCCACTTCCAGCACAGGGGATCGTAAAACCAATGCAGTGGAAGGGGACGGGGGCAGGTGAGGTGAACATTCCCCTCCCCAATGCCTGCCCACTCACCCAGGGTGCTGGGCCCCGCCGCACAGCCGAGCTGGCCCAGGCCGAGGAGTTGCTGGAGCAGCAGCTGGAGCTGTACCTGGCAATGCTGGAGGGCCAGGAGGGGGCCTGGGAGGCGCAGGCCCTGGTACTCAAGATCCAGAAGCTAAAGGAGCAGATGAGACACCGAGAAAGCCTGGGGGGCGATGCCTGAACTCCACTCCTCACctcacccctccccaccactTCTCCAGCAGTGAAAATCTGGAAACACTGCCCACCCCCCGAAGCCCTCCCCCAACAGTAATATCCCTGACCACCAAGAAGATGGAAGGGAGCCTTCCACGGCCAACCAGAAATTGGCCCCAGCGGGGCACAAGGCCCCCTGCAGTCTGCTGCGGGTCCGAACAGGCACTTCTACCGCCTGCTGGGCCCCGCCCTAAAAGGACCCCACCCCAAATCCAATAAAGGGATGGAGTGCTAACAGATACCACAGATGCAcacatttcattttttgtttttgttaaaaaaaagtctTGACAAATCAGGACAGGGGACTTAGGAGTGGTGGTGATGTAAAAGGGGAGGCCgtgggggagggggtcagggAGGTGGCAGTAGTGTCTCCTTCACCCCCACGCCGGGTGCTTGTCTTCTGCACGGGGACAGACCGTCACACATCCAGAACCAGTGACTCCTCTACCGTGTCTGTTCAACTAAAGAGAAAACAGGACAGAGTGAGGCCCGGGAATAACAAAGCAAGCtcggcacacgcacacacacatgcgcgcacacacacacacacacacacacacgggagacCTTTTAAGCTCACAGAATAATTGGAATTTTCCCAGGAACCTTTTCAAGCCCACTAACATGTGCAGAAAAGTTTGTGTCGCTTGAAGGTTCAGAAGACAGGTTGAGGGTGGGGAAAGAGAATGAatctgatgcccaaagagagaccccccccccacagaAGTTACCAAAACATGGCACCAAAGACCAGGAGGGCATGAATTTTATTCCTGTCAGAGGCTTCATACGCCCAACGGGCTGCCAGACAAACCACTAGAGAACAAGCAACCAAGCAGCGGGGAGAGGCGGCGTCCTGAGCGCGGTACTCACTGTAGGAGGAGATGTCGATCTCGTCCGGCAGCTCGCTGATATTGACCTCAAAGCGGTCCTGCACGTCATTGAGAATCTTGGCATCATTCTCATCCGAAACAAATGTGATGGCCAAGCCCTTGGTGCCGAACCGGCCCGCTCTGGCCACCTGCATGGAGAGAGAGCAGGGCTTCGTACTGAAGGACCCCGAAAGGGGCaggcagaggaggggaggaaagagcCGACAGGCGGGATGCTTACGCGATGCAGGTAGGTGTCCGAATCCTCAGGCATGTCGTAGTTGAAAGCGATGTTCACCCGCTCAATGTCCATGCCTCGGCCAAACAGGTTGGTGGCCACAAGAATCCGTCGCTGAAAATCTTTAAACTGCTGGTACCGAGACAGCCTAATGAGAGGGAGGGAACGAGGAACCGCGCTGAGACGGTCTTCCGAGGGCCGCCGCCCTCGTGAGGGtagggcccctccctgccccgCACTGCCAACTCACCTCTCTTCCTGGGGCATGCCCCGGTGGATGGCGATGGCGGGGAAGTTCTGCTCCACGAGGAGCTGGGCCAGGGCAATGCACCGCTGCACAGACTTCACAAAGATCACCACCTAGGTGAGGGCCACGTGGAGGTGTCGCCccaggagagagggagagtgtgtgtgtgcacgtgcgggGCGAAGGAGGGGGGTGTGCGCGCGAGAGACCGTTTTCAGTCATTTCCTCCCAGTCGTCGTCGTCCCCACCTGTTTTCGCTCTGCCCTGACTCTAACTCCGACTTTCTctctgaggaaccctggtggaacaGGGGTtaaatgatctgctgctaaccaaaaggccaacagttcaaacccaccatctgttccAGGGCAGAAGGATGCAGTAGTTTCCTTATGCAAAAAATTTACAGGCTTAAATAATAaagtgtacagccttggaaatcccatgagggcagttctactctaccctctAGGATAGCTACGAGTAAGAAACACGACTGAAAAACAAGCAAAGTCGGACGCCTCTCACTCACTATTGATAGCCACGCCAACCCACGGAGCAGAGCACAGAACACAGAAACACAAGCAAGCACTCTCTACAAACACGGAAATCCCTGCCGACGAGTCAGTTCTCACAGTGGCCCCAAGGACAGGGCCCGACTGCCCCCTATGGGTTTCGATAGAACTCTTgcctctttacaggagcggaaaTCCTCACCTCCACGCACGACTGCTTTTTGGTAAATGACTAAAACACATTAACTGGAGTCTTTTCAAGAAATGGTGCTGGAGAAATTGGGTCTGCATCTACAAGAGTGAAACAGGGCTCATACTTATACCACGTGCAAAGCCAACATCAAGATGCACTAAAGACCTGACTAGAACCCCTAGAACCCCAATAATCGGCCAGGGATAAACAGGGACAAACTAAAGGCCGAATACAGACACCATTCTACTACCACATATAACGAAAAACGAGCACGCCACGTAAGACAACACAGAGAACTGGGGCTTTCTAAAGATGTGACACTTACATATGTCAAAGAGTAAAAAAGCAACTCAAAGATTTGGAATAAAATACTTGGCAATGACATTTCAAAAGCCTTTATAAAACCTTGCTAAGAAAAAATACACGCAACACAATAAAAGAATGGGTACAAGACATGAgcagacaatttaccaaagatgacGGCCAGGCGGCCGACAACCAATCATGCAAAGGCAGGCTGGGGACTCGTCAGCTGGAAGCGAACTAACTgacacattgctggtgggacgTCAGAACTGGACAGCCACTGTGGGGCACAGTGCAGGGCTGCTTCCTCAAACTGCTGCAACCAGAAATAGTCTAAAGTCCCCGCGCTCTCTCTGCCTGCTACCACGGCCCAGAGAACAGAATCCGAACAGAGGCGGGCACAGCCTCTCTGTGAGACCACCGAAAGCCCCGCCTGTGGGAAACGAGTCAACAAGCACTGGCACACATGtacatgcgcgcgcacacacacacggtcaTGACGCACCCCTGCAAAGAGAGAGACCAGACGGTCACCCACCTCATGCCATCGACAAAACCCATAGACACCATATTCAGCCAAGCTAGTCAATCTCATACACATTTCACAATGCCATTAAAGGGGGAAGGTAAAACCATGAAAAACTGTTTCTCCCACCAAGAAAGACACTGAAGACTGCtgagagctgggggtgggggtgagggaaggaggagagactCCAGACTCACATCCATGGGAAGTTGGCTGGGTGCTGTCACTGTGGAGTCAGGGATGGATTTCAAAGAGAGAGACCTGCCAACAACGAGCTTTGGTTCCACTATGGAATGGCCTCAGGCCCGTGGGCGGTGCAGTTCAGCACCTGACTACTGgcagaaaggttagtggtttgagacAACTCAGACACACCTCAGGAGACCAGCCTGGCAGTCAGGTTCTACGAGGTTGGCTTCCGTGGCACGGTTTTACCCTGCACCTAGAGGGTCACGCTGAGCTGGCAGTGATTCGACGGCAGCTAAGAAAGATTGGTCTTTGAGAAGGTTCAGAGGATAACAGCCAAGGTCAGGCAGGTGGGGAGACAAGGCTAAGTCTACCTCACAGAACTAGACTCTGGACTAGTAGTCCTGTTCACAGAAATAATCAACCCCAAGGACCTATCTTACCATTTCCagacaaggagccttggtgggagGGTGGGCTGCATGCTAATGTAAGCTCccaagtttgaaaccagcagctggtccgaggaagaggctttctactcccataaagagtgagtcttggaaacccacagggggcgttCCACCCTGCCCCACAATGAATCCGCATCTGACTTGCTGGCAGCTTTGACACACGGCAGTCCACTTCTACGCCACGGCCACCAGCTTTGATATTTGTCAATCCATCGGTTTCCAAATACAACGCCTTCTCGTCTTTCATTATGACACATCCAAAATAAGACGAAGCCTCACCTCCTCTTTTCTGAGGGGGGACACCAGCTGTTACCAATTCAGTTCTTTGTCAACCAATACCctggtgcccccctcccccagtccaGCTTTCACTTGCCTGCGTCTGAAtgcaagggactgggtcagacacacctcagCGATTGCAGACCTGCCCGATGCAGCGTAATCACTTGATGTCTTGGCTGCTGCCTCTGTGGGCACCGTGGGTGATCCAAGTAGAAAGTCCTTTAACCAATTCAATGCCCCACCCGTTCCTGGTGGCCACATAAAGCTGATTTTCGGTATATTCACACTGAAGACTAGTCTGTCAGTACCAAGAGTAGGCGATCTTcatttgcagcaagcaaggtcaggTTGCCCGTGCCGTTCATGACTTGTCCCCAATCCTGAGACCATGCTGTCCACAGCCCAGCCCACACAAGGTAAGACCACGTTAACACAGCTGCCTACTCTTCTCCGACTGCGAAGCACAGTGCCCCTTGCGGTCTGAGCGACCTCCGCACCCATGCGCATCttcaggtgttctggaattcatgctctcagggttatccatagtttattacccACCACACAGTCGACAAAACAGAGGCAGGCAATCATCTCTCTGGTACTCTGTATTTCcagtcaagagccatctgacatcagcaatgacaggcccaattccttgtcctcttctgaatgtctGGAATTTCCCCCATCGAATTACAGCTACATTCACGTGTGAATACAGAGCCTGAAGGTCATGAGGGATTTCTAAAGTCGTAAAATCCACTCCTCTTTTTCGGGGCCGTATTTCAGGGCCCATGGCGGCACTGGACCGCAGCAAGCAGCTCCACCGTGTTCGTGCTGTGCCCGCCTTGGAACTCACTCTGATACCTGCATCTAAGAGACTCCCCCCACCGTTCCCTCCGACATCACAAGGGGTTTCCTAAACCAAAAAAGGGGCTAATCATCAGGGTCCTGCTATAGCTGGAGAGGAATCCAATGCCCGTCCTGGAACTTGACTTGGAACTGACCTGGTTAAACTCAAGGACATCTAGAAGGTCAAAGAGCTTCCGGTTCTTCTCGTTGTCCTTCAGTTTCACGTagtactgctgcaacccatgcagCGTCAGCTTCGTCTCATCATCCACGAAGATCTCCATTGgctgggggggaggaaggggggagggaacgggagggcagagtggggggGTTAAcctgggggggggtggaggaag harbors:
- the MCCD1 gene encoding mitochondrial coiled-coil domain protein 1; the protein is MALPLPWLSRCCRRGLLPSWTLVPQASRCCSKSPKASTEGQPRSLDSGTRSPPRGAGPRRTAELAQAEELLEQQLELYLAMLEGQEGAWEAQALVLKIQKLKEQMRHRESLGGDA